The proteins below are encoded in one region of Winogradskyella helgolandensis:
- a CDS encoding FAD/NAD(P)-binding protein, translating to MKQLAIVGMGPRGLYALENLLIELSKAGSHIGIHVFDASSNPGTGNVWDKSQPDSNWINITERALVGIEKRPEIVYNNAIIDGFPSYHEWCQFSQKRNEPDTFPARNKLGNYLNARYNSIEIALEELESFKFIKAEVRNINLKDSKLEIVTYNNAWTYDDLLLTIGHQSTTPSDQLKKWQSHVASYKSLSLYENAYPITQLKHVKDKTDINIGLRGFGLAMVDVMRYLTINDFGNFKVINKDTFETIYYKSKVQDLKLIPFSLDGLPLVPKPLNESIDLWYQPTKEELEFFKSEIEAVSQQSTEIDSIDFLTDPFAKITSRIYLNLKDKSVSHSLSKAELKVIILSWLTDENFSHPLIQDYNISTYKLIQNYIDMALGTIPISLDYCIGQVWRHCQPTLYKAFSHAKVNNDIIEKVIALDERSKRYSYGPPIESMQQVLALIDAEILTLDFVTDPKIDLVAEGWTLTNSKNESVTCSVMINSVLDAPKLLEVNTPLIKNLLQNDLIQPIHSKLGIETTSDGYVITPEDKDDVPIAVLGRLAKGSVIGVDAILECFGPRIEDWAKAYVSQLKSN from the coding sequence ATGAAACAACTTGCAATCGTTGGCATGGGACCACGAGGTCTATACGCTTTAGAGAACTTACTCATTGAATTGAGTAAAGCCGGCTCTCATATTGGCATACATGTTTTTGATGCCTCTAGCAACCCAGGAACTGGAAATGTATGGGATAAGTCGCAACCCGATTCTAATTGGATTAACATAACAGAACGTGCTTTAGTTGGTATTGAAAAACGACCTGAAATAGTATATAATAATGCCATAATTGATGGGTTTCCGTCTTATCATGAGTGGTGTCAATTTTCTCAAAAGAGGAATGAACCTGATACTTTTCCGGCACGTAACAAACTCGGGAACTATCTTAATGCGAGATACAATTCAATAGAGATTGCTTTAGAAGAATTAGAGTCTTTTAAGTTTATTAAAGCGGAAGTTAGAAACATTAATTTAAAAGATTCTAAACTAGAAATTGTAACTTATAATAATGCTTGGACATATGATGATTTACTTCTAACCATTGGACACCAATCTACAACGCCATCTGACCAATTAAAAAAATGGCAATCGCATGTGGCATCTTATAAATCCTTATCGCTTTATGAAAACGCTTACCCAATTACCCAACTAAAGCATGTTAAAGATAAAACGGATATCAATATAGGTTTAAGAGGTTTTGGTTTGGCTATGGTTGACGTGATGCGTTATCTCACTATTAATGATTTTGGTAATTTTAAAGTGATTAATAAGGACACTTTTGAAACCATTTATTATAAAAGTAAAGTGCAAGACTTAAAACTAATTCCGTTTTCTTTAGACGGCTTACCCTTAGTTCCAAAACCGTTAAACGAAAGCATTGATTTATGGTACCAACCTACGAAAGAAGAATTAGAATTTTTTAAATCTGAAATTGAAGCCGTTTCACAACAATCAACTGAAATAGATTCCATTGATTTTTTAACAGATCCTTTTGCCAAAATCACATCTCGCATCTATTTAAACTTAAAAGACAAAAGTGTTTCGCATTCATTAAGCAAAGCAGAATTAAAGGTAATTATTTTAAGTTGGTTAACTGATGAGAATTTTAGTCATCCTTTAATTCAAGATTATAATATTTCCACGTATAAGCTAATTCAGAATTATATTGATATGGCTTTAGGAACCATTCCTATTTCACTTGATTATTGTATCGGACAAGTTTGGCGTCATTGTCAGCCGACGTTGTACAAAGCTTTTTCGCATGCTAAGGTGAACAATGATATTATTGAAAAAGTGATTGCCTTAGATGAGCGTAGCAAACGCTATTCTTACGGACCACCAATTGAAAGTATGCAGCAAGTTTTAGCATTAATTGATGCCGAAATTTTAACACTAGATTTTGTCACTGATCCTAAAATAGACTTAGTAGCTGAAGGCTGGACCTTAACGAATTCCAAAAACGAATCCGTTACCTGCTCTGTGATGATCAATAGTGTTCTTGACGCACCAAAATTACTTGAAGTTAACACTCCTCTGATTAAAAATTTACTTCAAAATGATTTGATACAACCTATCCATTCAAAATTAGGAATTGAAACAACTTCTGATGGTTATGTTATTACACCAGAAGATAAAGACGATGTTCCTATTGCTGTTTTAGGTCGTTTAGCAAAAGGCAGCGTGATTGGTGTCGATGCTATTTTAGAATGTTTTGGTCCGCGTATTGAAGATTGGGCAAAAGCTTACGTAAGTCAACTAAAATCTAATTAG
- a CDS encoding TIGR03915 family putative DNA repair protein, with protein sequence MQAKNLIYDGTFDGFLSAVFYVFEFKLKGVTIQNEFTVQQGLFSENERIITDEIKANRVWNGIKSKLSSNGSYQLYYAFLSEVVGVEDLLLDFIQYAFSQRKKVDKDYSHPSILKTAQIAKSVGREKHRMEAFVRFRLTKDDIYFASIEPDFNVLPLIEKHFKRRYADQKWVIYDIKRGYGLFYDLEKVELINMDFPENFNFTKTDDAFFATQEFEFQKLWQDYFKATNIESRKNMKLHIRHIPKRYWKYLSEKQPN encoded by the coding sequence ATGCAAGCAAAAAATCTTATTTACGATGGCACTTTTGACGGCTTTTTATCAGCAGTTTTTTATGTGTTTGAATTCAAATTAAAAGGGGTAACCATTCAAAATGAATTTACCGTACAACAAGGTTTGTTTTCAGAGAATGAACGTATTATTACTGATGAAATTAAAGCTAATCGTGTATGGAATGGCATAAAATCGAAGTTGTCATCTAACGGCAGTTACCAATTATATTATGCTTTTTTAAGTGAAGTAGTAGGAGTAGAGGATTTACTTTTAGATTTTATACAGTATGCATTTTCGCAAAGGAAAAAAGTAGATAAAGATTATTCGCATCCTTCAATTTTAAAAACAGCCCAAATCGCAAAATCTGTAGGTAGAGAAAAGCATCGTATGGAAGCTTTTGTGCGCTTTCGGTTGACCAAAGATGACATCTATTTTGCGAGTATTGAACCTGATTTTAATGTCTTGCCTTTAATAGAAAAACATTTTAAAAGACGTTATGCCGATCAAAAATGGGTGATTTATGATATAAAGCGTGGCTATGGATTATTTTATGACTTAGAAAAAGTAGAACTTATAAATATGGATTTTCCTGAGAATTTCAACTTTACTAAAACCGACGATGCGTTTTTCGCCACTCAAGAATTTGAATTTCAAAAACTATGGCAAGATTATTTTAAAGCCACCAACATTGAATCGCGTAAAAACATGAAACTTCATATTAGACATATTCCAAAACGCTATTGGAAATATTTAAGTGAGAAGCAACCTAATTAG
- a CDS encoding putative DNA modification/repair radical SAM protein — protein sequence MSFQRTQEKLKILADAAKYDVSCSSSGSKRANTNKGLGDASGMGICHSYTEDGRCVSLLKILLTNHCIFDCAYCVTRKSNDVKRAAFKVQEVVDLTINFYRRNYIEGLFLSSGIFKSADYTMERLVAVAKKLRLEENFNGYIHLKSIPGASDELMREAGLYADRLSVNIEIPTEAGLKKLAPDKKREDFIKPMIKVKNEIIQYNAEKKIIKSTPKFAPAGQSTQMIIGASGENDFQIMQTSNHFYKNYNLKRVYYSGYVPISYDNRLPQIGSAVPMLRENRLYQTDWLMRFYGFDVSEILNEQHQNLDLDVDPKLSWALRNLHEFPVDVNTADQRMLARIPGLGMKSVFKIINARRFRKLNWEHLKKIGVALNRAQYFMVCDSNQFEKRDLTSEKIKGLILQNSTSKYQKMLSNQLSLFG from the coding sequence TTGTCTTTTCAACGTACCCAAGAAAAATTAAAAATACTTGCAGATGCTGCAAAGTATGATGTATCGTGCTCGTCTAGCGGAAGTAAACGTGCCAATACCAATAAAGGATTAGGAGATGCTTCAGGCATGGGAATTTGTCATTCCTATACCGAAGATGGTCGCTGTGTATCTTTATTAAAAATTCTATTAACTAATCACTGCATTTTTGATTGTGCTTATTGTGTTACCCGAAAAAGTAATGATGTAAAGCGCGCTGCTTTTAAAGTGCAGGAAGTGGTGGATCTAACCATTAATTTTTATCGTAGAAATTATATTGAAGGGCTTTTTCTAAGTTCAGGTATATTTAAAAGTGCCGATTACACCATGGAACGCTTGGTGGCTGTCGCGAAGAAATTAAGATTAGAAGAAAACTTTAACGGTTATATTCATTTAAAATCTATTCCTGGAGCTTCGGATGAATTGATGCGTGAAGCCGGATTATACGCAGATCGGTTAAGTGTTAATATTGAAATTCCCACAGAAGCCGGACTCAAAAAATTAGCACCAGATAAAAAGCGTGAAGATTTTATAAAACCGATGATTAAGGTGAAAAATGAAATCATTCAATATAATGCCGAAAAGAAAATCATTAAGAGCACACCTAAATTTGCACCAGCTGGTCAAAGCACTCAGATGATTATTGGAGCGAGTGGTGAGAATGATTTTCAGATTATGCAAACGTCTAATCATTTTTATAAGAACTATAATTTAAAGCGTGTATATTATTCGGGTTACGTGCCTATAAGTTATGATAATCGTTTACCGCAAATAGGAAGCGCTGTGCCGATGCTTCGGGAAAATAGATTGTATCAAACCGATTGGTTAATGCGTTTTTATGGTTTTGATGTCAGTGAAATTTTAAACGAACAACATCAGAATTTAGATTTAGATGTAGATCCCAAATTGAGTTGGGCTTTGCGAAATCTCCATGAATTTCCTGTTGATGTGAATACCGCAGACCAGCGGATGTTAGCCCGAATTCCTGGTTTAGGCATGAAGTCCGTGTTTAAAATTATAAATGCCAGACGCTTTAGAAAATTGAATTGGGAACATCTAAAAAAAATAGGGGTTGCTTTAAATAGAGCACAATACTTTATGGTTTGTGATAGTAATCAGTTTGAAAAACGAGATTTAACCTCAGAAAAGATAAAAGGCTTAATCCTTCAGAATTCAACGAGTAAGTATCAGAAAATGTTGAGTAATCAATTAAGTTTATTTGGATAG
- a CDS encoding GH3 family domain-containing protein, translating to MAILGNIIKGVIELKDTFTSEVIHEEAQEKVLKDLLETAKNTQFGKFYDFEHVLETSNPQKSFAKSVPYFDYNQINQKWWHKYHEGQSDVTWPGKPSYFALSSGTTGKTSKRIPVTDDMLDAIKSAGIKQVFALKNFDLPADFFEKEIMMLGSSTDLEENNNHLEGEISGISASNIPSWFRGYYKPGEEISQIEDWDERVQRIAERAKDWDIGALSGIPSWIELMLQKVIDYHNLNNIHEIWPNLQVYTSGGVAFGPYKKSFNALLGKPITVIDTYLASEGYIATQVRPETDAMQLNTDNGIYFEFVPFKPEYINEDGSLKNEAPALTLDQVELDQDYVLIISTVSGAWRYLIGDTIEFTNIERAEIKITGRTKFFLNTVGSQLSVNKMDTALRELESQFNTTIPEYTICAKRGDDDEFYHYWYLGSDLKNADEDKVAKALDMALKTANKNYKVARSKALKGVKVNVIAPKRFHDWNERNKKKGGQVKMERVMGEEKFADWEAFINES from the coding sequence ATGGCCATACTAGGAAATATAATAAAAGGAGTTATTGAATTGAAGGATACGTTTACATCTGAAGTCATTCATGAAGAAGCACAAGAAAAAGTATTAAAAGATTTACTTGAGACCGCCAAGAACACGCAGTTTGGTAAGTTTTATGATTTTGAACATGTTCTAGAAACTTCTAATCCACAAAAAAGCTTTGCTAAGTCTGTACCTTATTTTGATTATAACCAAATTAATCAGAAATGGTGGCATAAGTATCATGAAGGACAAAGTGATGTGACTTGGCCAGGAAAACCATCTTATTTCGCATTGAGTTCAGGAACAACAGGAAAAACGAGTAAGCGAATTCCTGTTACGGATGATATGCTTGATGCTATAAAAAGTGCTGGAATCAAACAGGTATTTGCCTTAAAGAATTTTGACCTTCCTGCTGATTTTTTTGAAAAAGAAATTATGATGCTCGGTAGTTCTACCGATTTGGAAGAAAACAATAATCACCTTGAAGGTGAAATTAGTGGCATTAGTGCCAGTAATATTCCGTCGTGGTTTAGAGGTTATTATAAACCAGGTGAAGAAATTTCGCAAATTGAAGATTGGGACGAGCGCGTGCAGCGCATTGCAGAACGTGCAAAAGATTGGGATATTGGGGCGTTGAGTGGTATTCCATCGTGGATAGAATTGATGCTTCAAAAAGTAATAGACTATCACAATCTCAATAACATTCATGAGATTTGGCCCAACCTACAAGTCTATACCTCTGGAGGAGTAGCATTCGGCCCTTATAAGAAAAGTTTTAATGCCTTATTAGGAAAGCCAATCACAGTTATTGACACGTATTTGGCTTCCGAGGGTTATATTGCAACACAAGTACGACCTGAAACCGATGCCATGCAATTAAATACGGATAATGGCATTTATTTTGAATTTGTGCCTTTTAAACCTGAATATATTAATGAAGATGGCTCACTAAAAAATGAAGCTCCAGCGTTAACTTTAGACCAAGTAGAACTAGACCAAGATTATGTCTTAATCATTAGTACAGTTAGTGGAGCATGGCGCTATTTAATTGGAGATACTATAGAATTCACAAACATTGAGCGTGCTGAAATTAAAATTACGGGTCGAACAAAATTCTTTTTAAATACCGTTGGTTCACAATTGTCCGTTAATAAAATGGATACGGCTTTACGAGAACTAGAATCACAATTTAACACCACAATTCCTGAATATACTATTTGCGCAAAACGAGGAGATGACGATGAATTTTATCATTATTGGTATTTAGGATCGGATTTAAAAAATGCCGACGAAGATAAAGTAGCAAAAGCTTTAGACATGGCTTTAAAAACGGCTAATAAGAATTATAAAGTAGCTAGAAGTAAAGCTCTAAAAGGTGTGAAAGTGAACGTAATTGCACCAAAACGTTTTCATGATTGGAATGAAAGAAACAAAAAGAAAGGCGGCCAAGTAAAAATGGAACGCGTTATGGGAGAAGAAAAATTTGCGGATTGGGAAGCATTTATTAATGAGTCTTAA
- a CDS encoding four-helix bundle copper-binding protein, with protein sequence MAGKESMNDCPKCCIQCVDACDALLKMMTSDSAYVKQYALLCAEICEYCADHCEEHKHEHCLECAKSCRACAEACRKIA encoded by the coding sequence ATGGCAGGAAAAGAAAGCATGAACGATTGTCCGAAATGTTGCATACAATGTGTAGATGCTTGTGATGCATTACTAAAAATGATGACTTCTGATAGTGCATACGTTAAGCAATACGCCTTATTATGTGCCGAAATTTGTGAGTATTGTGCAGATCATTGCGAAGAACACAAACACGAACACTGCTTAGAATGCGCTAAATCGTGTAGAGCATGTGCTGAAGCTTGTAGAAAAATTGCATAA
- the gcvT gene encoding glycine cleavage system aminomethyltransferase GcvT has translation MKDTALSSTHEALGAKMVPFAGYNMPVQYEGVNAEHETVRKAVGVFDVSHMGEFLIEGPHALELIQKVSSNDASKLEIGKAQYSCLPNDDGGVVDDLIIYKLKEETYLLVVNASNIEKDWNWIASKNDIGAEMRDLSEDYSLLAIQGPKAIEAMQSLSSHDLSDIKFYNFIVGDFAGIENVIISATGYTGSGGFEIYCKNSEVKQVWDKVFEAGADFGIKPIGLAARDTLRLEMGYCLYGNDIDDTTSPIEAGLGWVCKFNKDFTNSEALKAEKEHTPERKLVAFKLDERGIPRHDYDIVDSSGKTIGNVTSGTMSPSLGYGIGMGYVPKVFSKVDSKIYIQVRKKAIPATVVKPPFYKG, from the coding sequence ATGAAAGATACAGCCTTATCCTCCACTCACGAAGCACTTGGTGCAAAAATGGTTCCTTTTGCTGGTTATAATATGCCAGTACAATACGAAGGTGTAAACGCAGAACATGAAACGGTTAGAAAAGCAGTTGGAGTTTTTGATGTATCGCATATGGGCGAATTTTTAATTGAAGGTCCACATGCCTTAGAATTGATTCAAAAAGTATCAAGTAACGATGCTTCTAAATTAGAAATTGGAAAAGCGCAATATAGTTGTTTACCTAATGATGATGGTGGAGTTGTAGATGATTTAATTATTTACAAGTTAAAAGAAGAAACCTATTTGCTTGTTGTAAATGCCAGTAATATTGAAAAAGATTGGAACTGGATAGCTTCTAAAAATGATATTGGTGCTGAAATGCGCGATTTAAGCGAAGATTATTCTTTATTAGCAATACAAGGACCAAAAGCTATTGAAGCGATGCAGTCTTTATCTAGTCATGATTTATCAGACATTAAATTCTACAATTTTATCGTTGGAGATTTTGCAGGCATTGAAAATGTTATTATTTCGGCTACAGGTTATACAGGAAGTGGTGGATTTGAAATTTATTGTAAAAACTCTGAAGTTAAACAAGTTTGGGATAAGGTGTTTGAAGCTGGTGCAGATTTTGGAATTAAGCCCATTGGTTTGGCGGCAAGAGATACCTTGCGTTTAGAAATGGGTTACTGCTTATACGGAAATGATATTGACGACACTACGTCTCCTATTGAAGCTGGTTTAGGTTGGGTTTGTAAATTCAATAAAGACTTTACTAATAGTGAAGCCTTAAAAGCTGAAAAGGAGCATACACCAGAACGCAAATTAGTAGCTTTTAAACTCGATGAACGTGGTATTCCTCGTCATGATTACGATATTGTAGACAGTAGCGGAAAAACCATCGGTAATGTGACTTCTGGAACTATGAGTCCGAGTTTAGGATATGGCATTGGTATGGGCTATGTCCCAAAAGTATTTTCTAAAGTGGATAGTAAAATATATATTCAAGTGCGGAAAAAAGCGATTCCTGCTACGGTTGTAAAACCGCCTTTTTATAAAGGATAA
- a CDS encoding sugar nucleotide-binding protein, whose translation MKKIKKVESQKHRILILGASGYIGNAIYKELGPYFRTFGTYRTPKKDYETNHQFFHYNVEEDDVYEILEACKPTIIISALRGDFNAQFIAHQHILEYVVATNCKIIFLSSANVFDAYSKFPSYELDKTLSHSVYGHFKIKIENSLLRLAKKQVAIIRLPMVFGASSPRISEMKASILETNAVEIFPNLIMNVMLDKKLTQQIHYIINRNKHGVFHLGSTDLVHHDEFVKDVVALITDKKIVFKQVFTTNEDRYLAVLPKFNKLPKHLQITSQEILEELEK comes from the coding sequence ATGAAGAAGATTAAGAAAGTCGAATCGCAAAAACATCGCATACTTATACTTGGTGCCAGTGGTTATATTGGTAATGCTATTTATAAAGAATTAGGGCCATATTTTAGAACATTTGGAACCTATAGAACTCCAAAAAAAGACTATGAAACCAATCATCAATTCTTTCATTATAACGTAGAAGAAGATGATGTTTACGAGATTTTAGAAGCTTGTAAACCAACTATTATAATTTCCGCATTACGAGGCGATTTTAACGCGCAATTTATTGCACATCAGCACATTTTGGAATATGTCGTAGCGACTAATTGTAAAATAATATTTCTATCGTCGGCTAATGTTTTTGATGCTTATAGTAAATTTCCGAGTTACGAGTTAGATAAAACCCTAAGCCATAGTGTGTATGGTCATTTTAAGATAAAAATTGAAAATTCACTTTTACGCCTAGCAAAAAAGCAAGTTGCTATTATTAGACTTCCCATGGTTTTTGGTGCAAGTTCGCCAAGAATTTCAGAAATGAAAGCGTCCATTTTGGAAACTAATGCCGTTGAAATCTTCCCTAATTTAATAATGAATGTGATGTTAGATAAAAAACTAACACAACAAATCCATTATATTATCAATAGAAATAAACATGGAGTTTTTCATTTAGGAAGTACGGATTTAGTGCATCATGATGAATTTGTAAAAGATGTTGTGGCATTAATTACGGATAAAAAAATAGTATTCAAACAAGTTTTTACGACGAATGAAGATCGGTATTTAGCGGTACTTCCAAAGTTTAACAAACTCCCTAAACACCTTCAAATTACAAGTCAGGAAATACTAGAGGAACTTGAAAAATAA
- a CDS encoding 4a-hydroxytetrahydrobiopterin dehydratase: MKLDDTTIEKKLLQFPDWDYYENAIHSEFEFDNFKDCFSAMSRIAFECEAQNHHPNWSNVYNVLKITLSTHDADGVTLKDFKLAEAIEAIVEVEE; encoded by the coding sequence ATGAAACTAGACGATACAACAATAGAAAAAAAGTTATTACAGTTCCCAGATTGGGATTATTACGAGAATGCCATTCATTCTGAATTTGAATTCGATAATTTTAAAGATTGTTTTAGTGCTATGAGCCGAATTGCTTTTGAGTGTGAAGCACAAAATCACCATCCAAATTGGAGTAACGTTTACAATGTGCTAAAAATAACGTTGTCTACACATGATGCTGATGGCGTAACACTTAAAGACTTTAAATTAGCAGAGGCTATTGAAGCTATTGTGGAAGTGGAAGAGTAA
- a CDS encoding YebC/PmpR family DNA-binding transcriptional regulator, whose amino-acid sequence MGRAFEFRKARKMKRWSAMSKAFTRIGKDIVMAVKEGGPDPDSNSRLRAVIQNAKAVNMPKVNVERAIKKASEKGQGDYKEVLFEGYAQHGIAVLVETATDNNTRTVANVRSYFNKTDGSLGTSGSVVFMFDHTCNFKIKGDDLDLEELELELIDTGVDEIFEDTDEDEDGTEHTSVLIYAPFESFGSIQSYLEENNIEIISSGFERIPQVTKKVTPEQAEDVEKLLEKLEEDDDVQNVYHTMEESGE is encoded by the coding sequence ATGGGAAGAGCTTTCGAATTTAGAAAAGCAAGAAAAATGAAACGTTGGTCTGCCATGAGCAAAGCCTTTACACGTATTGGTAAAGATATTGTAATGGCTGTAAAAGAAGGTGGTCCTGATCCGGATAGTAACTCACGTTTAAGAGCTGTAATTCAGAATGCAAAGGCTGTAAATATGCCGAAGGTCAATGTAGAACGTGCTATTAAAAAAGCGAGTGAAAAAGGCCAAGGAGATTATAAGGAAGTTCTTTTTGAAGGCTATGCGCAACATGGAATTGCTGTATTGGTTGAAACTGCAACGGATAATAATACACGTACAGTGGCGAATGTTCGTTCTTATTTTAACAAAACAGATGGTAGTTTAGGAACTTCGGGATCAGTTGTTTTTATGTTTGATCATACTTGTAATTTTAAAATTAAAGGTGATGATTTGGATTTAGAAGAATTAGAATTAGAGCTTATTGACACTGGTGTAGATGAAATTTTTGAAGATACTGATGAAGATGAAGATGGAACAGAACATACAAGCGTATTGATTTATGCACCGTTTGAGAGTTTTGGAAGTATCCAGTCTTATTTAGAGGAAAATAATATTGAGATTATTTCATCTGGATTTGAGCGTATTCCGCAGGTCACTAAAAAAGTTACACCTGAACAAGCTGAAGATGTTGAAAAACTTTTAGAAAAATTAGAAGAAGATGATGATGTACAAAACGTCTATCATACCATGGAAGAAAGTGGAGAATAA
- a CDS encoding SRPBCC family protein — protein MDKQFRYQTLKFHYEKKLGYGYGNNKTVVTNLIKMQKVTTLIIMVILNLACKNTINLEMKTKDMLEHIEVRELNTNHWLTYTDIVIDAPIEKVWQVLTDWNNISNWSSSLVGINGNTHNNGKVMISYLVDGKTYNTPHVFIYKDMEEFGWSDRMEGSFAGLTDNHRFRVEKISDIQTRFIQSDDFKGIGNKDMSAEQIAKITVEFFPIFNRELKIEVEN, from the coding sequence TTGGACAAACAATTCCGTTACCAAACCCTGAAGTTTCATTACGAAAAGAAATTAGGATATGGTTACGGAAACAATAAAACCGTTGTAACCAATTTGATAAAAATGCAAAAAGTCACTACATTGATAATTATGGTAATCCTTAATTTGGCATGTAAGAACACCATTAATCTAGAAATGAAAACTAAAGATATGCTAGAGCATATAGAAGTGAGAGAATTAAATACTAATCATTGGCTAACCTATACAGATATTGTAATTGATGCTCCAATTGAAAAAGTATGGCAAGTTTTAACGGATTGGAATAACATTTCGAATTGGAGCAGCTCTCTTGTAGGAATTAATGGAAATACTCATAACAACGGAAAAGTTATGATTTCATACTTAGTAGACGGAAAAACATATAATACACCACATGTTTTTATTTATAAGGACATGGAGGAATTTGGATGGTCTGATCGTATGGAAGGGAGTTTTGCAGGGTTGACGGACAATCACAGATTTAGAGTAGAGAAAATTTCTGATATACAAACGCGTTTTATACAATCTGATGACTTTAAAGGAATAGGAAACAAAGATATGTCGGCTGAGCAAATAGCCAAGATTACAGTCGAATTCTTCCCTATATTTAACCGAGAATTAAAAATTGAGGTTGAAAACTAA
- a CDS encoding acyltransferase family protein, whose amino-acid sequence MKTKVINRIYQLDLFRFIAALIVVLYHYFFRGFSADNLSDLNFSEISDYFKYGFLGVNIFFIISGFVISLSIKDRSIIKFIISRISRLYPMYWISVLITFIVVLLFGEPRFTAELSQFLYNLTMFHNYIGVESIDGVYWTLFIEMKFYIFVIGLYLVLNKFKDIKLDYLIYTWLILSVLHLFFSEYFIFKIAKSLFILDWSSYFIAGIIFYQIYKSKLNLKYALVLLITLLLSIQHTIIETAKKARHFNIEFSPYIACGIIVLFYVLILLVACQKLKHINSSKFIKIGMLTYPLYLIHQKIGYIIFDNLGNDANKYVVVIATTFFMIFISFILSEFYEPKASHYLKSKLKQLSTKYITNSTH is encoded by the coding sequence TTGAAAACTAAAGTTATAAATAGAATCTATCAATTAGACTTATTTAGGTTTATTGCGGCTTTAATCGTTGTACTTTATCACTATTTTTTTAGAGGTTTTTCAGCTGATAATCTGTCTGATTTAAACTTTAGTGAGATCAGTGATTACTTTAAATATGGCTTCTTAGGTGTTAATATCTTCTTTATTATTAGTGGCTTTGTGATTTCACTTTCTATTAAAGATAGATCAATTATAAAGTTTATAATTTCTAGAATTTCAAGGTTATATCCAATGTATTGGATTTCCGTTTTAATAACCTTCATTGTCGTTCTATTATTTGGAGAACCAAGATTTACGGCCGAATTAAGTCAGTTCTTGTATAACCTTACTATGTTTCACAATTACATAGGAGTCGAAAGTATTGATGGTGTCTATTGGACGCTATTTATAGAAATGAAATTCTATATTTTCGTAATTGGCTTGTATCTCGTCTTAAACAAATTTAAAGACATAAAATTAGATTATTTAATTTATACCTGGCTTATACTATCCGTATTACATCTGTTTTTTAGCGAATATTTTATTTTTAAGATTGCTAAATCCCTCTTTATATTAGACTGGAGTTCTTATTTTATAGCAGGAATTATTTTTTATCAGATCTATAAAAGCAAACTGAATTTAAAATATGCATTAGTGTTACTTATTACATTGTTACTATCCATACAGCACACTATTATAGAGACTGCAAAAAAAGCGAGGCATTTTAATATCGAATTCTCCCCTTATATTGCTTGTGGTATAATTGTTCTATTTTATGTGCTCATATTGCTTGTGGCTTGCCAAAAATTGAAACACATAAATTCTTCAAAGTTTATAAAAATTGGAATGCTCACCTATCCTCTTTATTTAATTCACCAGAAAATTGGATATATTATTTTTGATAATTTAGGAAATGATGCGAATAAATATGTCGTCGTAATTGCGACAACTTTTTTTATGATCTTTATATCGTTTATTTTAAGTGAGTTTTATGAACCAAAAGCATCTCACTATTTAAAATCCAAATTAAAACAGCTATCGACAAAGTATATAACAAACTCGACTCATTAA